The DNA region AACGCGGGCGCGACGATGCCCAGTGCGGCGCCGGTCGCCAGGACCGCGCGCGCGGCGCCGCTCCGGGTCGCGGGCCGCTTCGGCGCAGCGCGATCGTCCATGGGCATCTCCGGTGATCCAGACGGGCGCGGCGTAGCATACCGCGTCGGCAGCAACACCTTCGAGACGCGGCTTGGGGCTCGCCGCGGCCGCGGCGGCGCCCCAAGTCGCGTCACATCAGCCCGACGGCCCGGAGACCGAACCGTGATGCATCCCGCTTCCCTGACGGCGATCGGCGCGGCCGTCCTGGCCGCCGGACCGGCGAGCGCCCTGGAGGTCACCCGCAGCCGCGACATCCCGGCCCCGCCCGCGGCGGTCTGGGCGCTGGTGGGCGATTTCTGCGCGATCCAGAACTGGCACCCGCAGGTCCAGCGCTGCATCCTGTCGGGCGAGGACGACGATGACGGCATCCGCGCGCAGATCCGCGGCCTCGTGGTGAAGGGCGGCCAGGGCACGATCGCGGAAGTCGAGACCGCGCGCGACGAGACCGGCATGAGCTACAGCTACAGCTTCATCCAGGGCCCCCTGCCGGTGCGCGCCTATAACGCGACGCTGGCGGTCCGTCGCAACGGCGAAGGGTCCACGGTGATCTGGAGCGCGACCTTCGACGCCGAGGGCATGAGCGACGCCGACGCCGTCGCCGACATCACGGGCGTGTTCGACGCCGGGCTTGCCGGGATCGCCCGGGAAGCGGCCAGATAGCCGCCCGCCGAATCGGCCGGCCGCGCGAAAAATCGCCCGCCGGGTGCCGCGGGGCCTCGCCGCGGGGCCGTCGCGACCGATGTGAGCGCCGTCGGCGCGACCGAGCGCCCGGCTCGATTCCCAGAGGCAGCCTCAGGAGGCCGAGACCCGCATGCGCCGTCACCGCCACGCCAAGATCGTCGCCACCGTCGGTCCCGCCAGCTCCGCCCCGGACCAGCTCCGCGCCCTGTTCCTCGCCGGCGTCGACACGTTCCGGCTCAATTTCAGCCACGGCCTCCAGGAGGACCACGCCAAGGTCCACGCGGCCATCCGCGCCCTCGAGAAGGAGGTCGGACGACCGATCGGCATCCTGCAGGATCTCCAGGGGCCGAAGATCCGGATCGGCACGCTCCAGGGCGGCCGGCTCGATCTCCAGGCCGGGGAGACGGTGCGCTTCGTCCTCGAAGGCTCAGACGGCGACAAGCAGGCGGTCCCGCTGCACCACCCGGAGATCTTCGACGCCGTCGTGCCGGGCCAGGAGCTCCTCATCGACGACGGGCGGGTGCGGGTGCGGGTCACCGGGCCCGAGCGGACCTCCATCACCGCCGAGGTCGTCACCGGCGGGCCGATCTCGAACCGCAAGGGCGTGAACCTGCCGGGCACGCTGCTGGACCTGTCGCCGCTGACCGAGAAGGACCGGGCGGACCTCGCCTTCGGGCTCGACCTCGGCGTCGACTGGGTCGCCCTGTCGTTCGTCCAGAAGCCGTCCGACGTCATCGAGGCGCGGGGGATCATCGGCGACCGCGCCGGCATCATGTCGAAGATCGAGAAGCCGCAGGCGCTGGAGCGGATCGACGACATCATCCGGCTCTCCGACGCCGTGATGGTCGCGCGCGGCGATCTCGGCGTCGAGATCCCGCACGAGGACGTGCCGGGGCGGCAGAAGGAGCTGATCCGGGCCTGCCGCCTCGCCGTGAAGCCCGTGGTGGTGGCGACCCAGATGCTCGACTCGATGGTCAGCGCCCCCGCGCCCACCCGCGCGGAGGCGTCGGACGTCGCCACCGCCATCTACGACGGCGCCGACGCCGTGATGCTCTCGGCGGAATCCGCGACCGGCCGCTACCCGGTCGAGGCGGTGGCGATGATGGACCGGATCATCCGGAGCGTGGAGGGGCACAAGCTCTACCACTCGATCGTCGCGGCCTCGGAGCCGGGCGAGGAGGAGACGCCGCCCCACGCGGTGGCGACCGCCACGGCCGATCTCGCCGAGGCCGTGCACGCCGCCGCGATCGTCGCCTATACGGCGAGCGGGACGACGGCCGCCCGGGTCGCGCGCAAGCGCCCCGCCGCCTCGATCCTGGCCCTGACCCCCAACGTCGCGACCTCGCGGCGGCTCAGCCTGCTGTGGGGGGCGCACAGCGTGCTGACGGTGGACGTCGACAGCTACGAGGAGATGACCTCGAAGGCCTGCCACCACGCGCAGGACGAGGGCTTCGCGCGGCCGAACGACATCATCGTGGTCACCGCCGGCATCCCGTTCCACACCGCCGGCAACACCAACAACATCCGCCTGATGCAGGTCTGAGCCGCCCGATCGGGCGCCGGGCTGGAACGCGGCCCGCGCCTGACCCGTTGATGGGGAAGCTGCGCCATTTGGGCGCGAGACCGGAGGGCCCACCCATGAACCTGATCGGACGCATCGTCACCAAGATCCTCGGCAACGAGAACCGCCCCGTCGACCGGGACGACCGGAACGCCAGCACGGCGACGCCGCTCGGCCGCCTCGTGACGAAGATCCTGGGCAAGTAGGCGCGCCGTTCGCCGCGCGCCCGGGCCGGGCGCGCGGCGGACCGTCAGGCGCTCAGTTCGCCACGGCGCTGGCGGTCTCCTTGAGCACCGGCGCGGCGGGGATCGAGTGCTGCCAGAAGGTGCCGGTCCGGCCCTTCTCGAACCCGGCGTCGTACAGGGCCCGCATGTAGGCGGTGTCGAAGCCCTTCGCGGCGGACGCCTTGGGGCCGTTCTCGTCGATGTAAGTGAGATTGAAGCCGATGCCGTTGGTGCGTGCCAGCGCGTAGGTCGCCGTCAGCGTCGCGCGGGAGCGGGCGCGGCTCGCCGTCGTGAAGGAGCGCTCGACGATCGAGAGCGTGTTGTCTTTCGTGACCTCGAATTCCGGCTCCAGGCGGCCATTGATCACCACGTAGATCTCGGCCTTGCCGCCGGTGCGGATCCGCCCGTCGCGCAGCAGCAGGGTCTGCGGCAGGGTGAAGACCGGGGTCACCACCGAGCCGTCGACGTGCATCTCCTGGAAGCGCGCGTCGCCGGCCGAGACGTCGATGAACTGGGGCGGGAACACCGCCGGGATGCTGGCCGAGGCCGCCAGGACGTCGCGGAACAGCTGGCGGGCGTTGGGCACCCCGCTCGCCGCGATGGCGCCCATGTTCCAGATCACCGCGCGCTGGGAATCGAGGTTCGTCGTCACGACGAGCAGGCGCCGGCCCTTCGCGTGCTCCTCGGCCACGGCCTTGAGGAGGTCGTCCGTGACGTAGCGGTCGATGAGGTTGCGCAGGCGCCCGTCGCCGAACAGGCCCGAGCCGAACAGCACGTTGGCCAGGTTCGGCGAGGCCACCAGCTCGCTGGCGACGCCGCTCGTGTAGAACTCGGTCAGGTAGGCGTCGTAGGCCGGGCCCAGGAACGCGAAGGGCGCGATCAGCGCCCCCGTCGAGACGCCGGAGACCAGGGTGAATTCCGGCCGCTTGCCGGACGCCGTCCAGCCGTTGAGCACGCCCGCCCCGTAGGCGCCGTCGCCGCCGCCGCCCGACAGGGCCAGGTAGGAGAAGCCCTTGAGGCGCCGCTCCGGATTGGCGGCGAGCGCCGCGATCGTGTCCACCGACGCGTCCGCGAAGACGCGCGCGCCGGGAATGCCGGGCACGGTGGCGAACGCCGCCTGCTCGGCGCTGTAGGGCGTCCGCGGAACGCTGCCGCAGGCCGCGACCTGACCCGCCAGCCCGAACGCCACCGCCATGCGCAGGCTGACCTGACGAACACCCATCGTCACTTCCTCGAACCGCGAAACGCGCCCACTCTGACACACGGAACGAGCTTGGCCGTATCGCCTGTTCCGTCTTAGCCGGCTTCGAGGGAGCGATAAGGCCGCGCTGTTGCGGTGGGGTCACGTTCCCACGCGATCGGGGCGCGAGCGTGGCCGTGGAGGCCACACCCCGGACGGCGCGGCGGCGTACCGGGCCGTCCCGGTCCTGGCCAGTCCGGACCATTGGCGGTGGACAGGCGGCGTGGCGGTCGGCGCCCGGTGGTCGCCTGCCCTTGCAAGGTTCGCGAACGCCGCGCTAGGGTTCCCCCGTGGCCTGGCGAGACAGGGTGTCGCACGTGATGCGGCAGCCGGTGCGCGAGGGCGCGGTCTGCGTGGCGAGACGGCCGTCCGAGAGAACGGCCGCTGTCGGCCTGGAAAACACGGACTTGCCTTCGGGAACGCAGCCGAGCCGCAGGGGGCGGAGGGGATGATGGAAGCGGGTCTCGGCTGGACGGACGATCGCGTGGCGATGCTGCGCCGCCTGTGGGAAGACGGGCAGAGCGCCAGCAAGATCGCGGCGCAACTCGGCGGCGTCACCCGCAACGCCGTCATCGGCAAGGTTCACCGCCTGGGTCTGGCCGGTCGCGCCCGCGGCGGCGAGGAAGCCGCCACTGCCGCGCCGCCCTCGAAGACGGTCGAGATCGAGACCGCCATCGCGGTGGTCGAGACGCAGGCGCCCGAGCCGGTGGCGATCCTGACCCATCGTCCGGCACCGGAATTCCCGGCGCCCGCGCCGGCCGCGGCGCCCGAGCCCGTGGCCCTCGCGGTGTCGCAGCGCGTCACCATCATGGACCTCCGGGAATCCATGTGCCGCTGGCCCCTCGGCGACCCGACGACGCCGGAATTCCGCTTCTGCGGCGCCCGGTCGATCACCGGCCTGCCCTACTGCACCCACCACGCCGAGATCGCCTACCAGCCCGCCACCGAGCGGAAGCGCGATCGCCGCGTCGCCTCGTTCCGCTGAGCCGCCGCGCCGTCAGGGCCCTGCCCGATCGCGCAGCGATCGTGCGCGGCCCTCGGCCTCCGCTCTGACGCGCTCTCTGGCGCCGAACCGGCAGCCATTTCGGCGGAGTGCGCTCTAGCGCAGCGTCACGCCGGCTTCGCCGAGGAAGCGGGCGGTCCCGGGATTGACCCGGTCCGCCGGGACGAGGCCGACGAGGTTCTTCGGCTGGGCGGCGATGAGATCGGTCCGCGCCAGCGCCCCGACGACGCGGTAGGCCGTCTCCGCGTCGAGGCCGGGCCGCGCGAGCACGAAGCTCCAGGATCCGACCGTCTCGATCGGCTCCGCCTGCCCGGCGAAGCTGCCCGCGGGAACCGTGAGGCGCCGCGTCGCCGCGCCGGGCTGCGCGAGGCGCGCGATGCCCGCCTCCGACGGCCCGAAGAACCGCGCACCGCCCGGGTCCGCGGCCAGCGCGTGGAAGCCCGGCCAGTCGAGGCCGCCGCCCCAGAGCGCGTCGGCGCGGCCCTCACGCACCAGTGTCGGGCCGTCGCCGGCTCGATCGAGGAGGATCGGGCTGATGTCGCGCTCGGGATCGAGGCCCGACGCGCCGAGGACGCTCCGGCCCATGACGGTGAGGCCGGACTTGTGCGTGCCGAGCACGACCCTGCGTCCGCGCAGATCCGCCACGGAGCGGATCGCGCTGCCGGCCGGAACCACGAACAGGCCCGGCGTCGGGTACATCGGCGCCAGAACGGTCAGGCCGCC from Methylobacterium sp. NMS14P includes:
- a CDS encoding SRPBCC family protein, with the translated sequence MHPASLTAIGAAVLAAGPASALEVTRSRDIPAPPAAVWALVGDFCAIQNWHPQVQRCILSGEDDDDGIRAQIRGLVVKGGQGTIAEVETARDETGMSYSYSFIQGPLPVRAYNATLAVRRNGEGSTVIWSATFDAEGMSDADAVADITGVFDAGLAGIAREAAR
- the pyk gene encoding pyruvate kinase, encoding MRRHRHAKIVATVGPASSAPDQLRALFLAGVDTFRLNFSHGLQEDHAKVHAAIRALEKEVGRPIGILQDLQGPKIRIGTLQGGRLDLQAGETVRFVLEGSDGDKQAVPLHHPEIFDAVVPGQELLIDDGRVRVRVTGPERTSITAEVVTGGPISNRKGVNLPGTLLDLSPLTEKDRADLAFGLDLGVDWVALSFVQKPSDVIEARGIIGDRAGIMSKIEKPQALERIDDIIRLSDAVMVARGDLGVEIPHEDVPGRQKELIRACRLAVKPVVVATQMLDSMVSAPAPTRAEASDVATAIYDGADAVMLSAESATGRYPVEAVAMMDRIIRSVEGHKLYHSIVAASEPGEEETPPHAVATATADLAEAVHAAAIVAYTASGTTAARVARKRPAASILALTPNVATSRRLSLLWGAHSVLTVDVDSYEEMTSKACHHAQDEGFARPNDIIVVTAGIPFHTAGNTNNIRLMQV
- a CDS encoding patatin-like phospholipase family protein gives rise to the protein MGVRQVSLRMAVAFGLAGQVAACGSVPRTPYSAEQAAFATVPGIPGARVFADASVDTIAALAANPERRLKGFSYLALSGGGGDGAYGAGVLNGWTASGKRPEFTLVSGVSTGALIAPFAFLGPAYDAYLTEFYTSGVASELVASPNLANVLFGSGLFGDGRLRNLIDRYVTDDLLKAVAEEHAKGRRLLVVTTNLDSQRAVIWNMGAIAASGVPNARQLFRDVLAASASIPAVFPPQFIDVSAGDARFQEMHVDGSVVTPVFTLPQTLLLRDGRIRTGGKAEIYVVINGRLEPEFEVTKDNTLSIVERSFTTASRARSRATLTATYALARTNGIGFNLTYIDENGPKASAAKGFDTAYMRALYDAGFEKGRTGTFWQHSIPAAPVLKETASAVAN
- a CDS encoding GcrA family cell cycle regulator, which gives rise to MMEAGLGWTDDRVAMLRRLWEDGQSASKIAAQLGGVTRNAVIGKVHRLGLAGRARGGEEAATAAPPSKTVEIETAIAVVETQAPEPVAILTHRPAPEFPAPAPAAAPEPVALAVSQRVTIMDLRESMCRWPLGDPTTPEFRFCGARSITGLPYCTHHAEIAYQPATERKRDRRVASFR
- a CDS encoding TAXI family TRAP transporter solute-binding subunit; the encoded protein is MLARPARAAEALRVVLATATPGGGFPAFGEAFAGAIAAADPALTVERRATGGSSENVGLLRAGRVDLGLVQGEYAYPTLAEGGGLTVLAPMYPTPGLFVVPAGSAIRSVADLRGRRVVLGTHKSGLTVMGRSVLGASGLDPERDISPILLDRAGDGPTLVREGRADALWGGGLDWPGFHALAADPGGARFFGPSEAGIARLAQPGAATRRLTVPAGSFAGQAEPIETVGSWSFVLARPGLDAETAYRVVGALARTDLIAAQPKNLVGLVPADRVNPGTARFLGEAGVTLR